Proteins encoded within one genomic window of Streptomyces taklimakanensis:
- a CDS encoding AMP-binding protein, whose translation MGGPARRGAPGTTGHGSHLTGLFEANAARHPARAAVTLDGATVSYGTLNELADSYAARFLGLGLGAGDRAVVYADLSLDAVAAALGILKAGGCLVTTHPTFSRGKLVRQIRACDATALVTDRAGALGDLFADTGLAAVLPLGAGEPPGAPTPRPYPLGRPRKGPGIPVVGPPAAVFYTSGSTSSPKGVTIGHRTMTAAFEAVTSSLGHTADDVVLSCTPIGSDFGFYNVVMPLAFGGRVVLLRGLTASAREVWDTIGEEGVTAVHGFPSLLAHLCRADGLGRRPYPSLRLLASTGQRLPAEHIRTLREALPDVPIHSMYGLTECKRVCALPPEEIDRRPGSVGRPVPGVRAYLVDDTGALVEEPGVSGELVVAGDQVMQGYWGDPELTGRVLRTGLFGEDRVLFTGDLFVRDEDGFLHWTARRDDTFGRSMFKVNPHEVEARLRQHPLVADAAVVPVPDEEAGEVPAACVVPRDNRLPDAEELRRHCAESLDWHMVPAFVFLRDELPRTESGKTDRRALRQALTEPAPEPADDGPRAYVASSSMAGLADRFDAIATGRDQVPRVPVRSTIRDAVPDRLLLDYQDAMVERSGPLFRHFLASVPGVLEELSRVGVALVRLAARRAQRDGRGLTFYEADAFDGSNGRTLAAFADGRVTTLTSSPNRANEQWFRTWADPARSRYFPDSLFHLDRAGLRAVPEYAPFRDGFDVVYETAAFQFYGKDRAAQIAHLTEVLRPGGLAFFLEKLNHPDPLEYERREQVKDRVHKARYFPPEEIERKRQEMLTRMVDGQVEFDDLVGALGDRFAHVHLLWNGTNFYEFVACDDAGVLAEFLELAGEPLVPDGFCFEDPVVRRVGGHGGAGPR comes from the coding sequence ATGGGCGGCCCCGCGCGCCGCGGCGCTCCCGGCACCACCGGACACGGCTCGCACCTCACCGGGCTGTTCGAGGCGAACGCGGCGCGGCACCCCGCACGCGCCGCCGTGACCCTGGACGGCGCCACCGTCTCCTACGGGACGCTGAACGAGCTCGCCGACTCGTACGCGGCCCGGTTCCTCGGCCTCGGCCTCGGCGCGGGCGACCGCGCGGTGGTGTACGCGGACCTGTCCCTCGACGCCGTCGCGGCAGCCCTCGGGATCCTCAAGGCGGGCGGCTGCCTGGTCACCACGCACCCGACGTTCTCGCGGGGCAAGCTGGTCCGCCAGATCCGCGCCTGCGACGCCACCGCCCTGGTCACCGACCGGGCCGGGGCCCTGGGCGACCTCTTCGCCGACACCGGTCTGGCCGCCGTGCTCCCGCTGGGCGCCGGCGAGCCGCCGGGCGCCCCGACCCCACGACCGTACCCGCTCGGGCGCCCCAGGAAGGGTCCGGGCATACCGGTCGTGGGCCCGCCCGCCGCCGTCTTCTACACATCGGGCTCCACCTCCTCACCGAAGGGCGTGACGATCGGCCACCGCACCATGACAGCGGCCTTCGAGGCGGTCACCTCCTCACTCGGCCACACGGCCGACGACGTGGTGCTGAGCTGCACGCCCATCGGCTCCGACTTCGGCTTCTACAACGTCGTGATGCCGCTGGCCTTCGGCGGCCGGGTGGTGCTGCTGCGCGGGCTCACCGCGTCCGCGCGGGAGGTGTGGGACACGATCGGCGAGGAAGGCGTCACCGCCGTCCACGGCTTCCCCTCCCTGCTCGCCCACCTGTGCCGCGCAGACGGTCTCGGCCGGCGCCCGTACCCGTCCCTGCGGCTGCTGGCCAGCACCGGGCAGCGCCTCCCGGCGGAGCACATCAGGACACTGCGTGAGGCGCTCCCCGACGTGCCGATCCACTCGATGTACGGGCTCACCGAGTGCAAACGCGTGTGCGCCCTGCCGCCGGAGGAGATCGACCGCCGTCCCGGCTCCGTCGGCAGGCCCGTCCCCGGCGTGCGCGCCTACCTCGTGGACGACACCGGCGCTCTCGTCGAGGAACCCGGCGTGTCCGGCGAACTGGTGGTCGCGGGCGACCAGGTGATGCAGGGCTACTGGGGCGACCCCGAGCTGACCGGCCGGGTCCTGCGCACCGGCCTGTTCGGTGAGGACAGGGTGCTGTTCACGGGCGACCTGTTCGTCCGGGACGAGGACGGCTTCCTGCACTGGACCGCCCGCCGGGACGACACCTTCGGCCGATCGATGTTCAAGGTGAACCCGCACGAGGTCGAGGCGCGGCTCAGGCAGCATCCGCTGGTAGCCGACGCCGCCGTGGTGCCGGTGCCCGACGAGGAGGCGGGCGAAGTGCCCGCGGCCTGTGTCGTGCCTCGTGACAATCGCCTGCCCGACGCCGAGGAACTGCGCCGCCACTGCGCCGAAAGCCTCGACTGGCACATGGTGCCCGCGTTCGTGTTCCTCCGCGATGAGCTTCCGCGCACCGAGTCCGGCAAGACCGACCGGCGGGCCCTGCGGCAGGCACTCACCGAGCCGGCCCCCGAACCCGCCGACGACGGTCCCCGCGCGTACGTGGCGTCGTCCTCGATGGCCGGCCTCGCCGACCGCTTCGACGCGATCGCGACCGGGCGGGACCAGGTGCCACGCGTACCGGTGCGCTCCACGATCCGCGACGCCGTCCCCGACCGCCTCCTGCTGGACTACCAGGACGCCATGGTGGAGCGCTCCGGTCCGCTCTTCCGGCACTTCCTGGCCAGCGTGCCCGGTGTCCTGGAGGAGCTGTCCCGGGTCGGTGTCGCGCTGGTCCGCCTGGCCGCGCGCCGCGCCCAGCGCGACGGGCGCGGCCTGACCTTCTACGAGGCGGACGCGTTCGACGGCAGCAACGGACGCACCCTGGCGGCCTTCGCCGACGGCCGTGTCACCACCCTGACCAGCTCGCCCAACCGGGCCAACGAGCAGTGGTTCCGCACCTGGGCGGACCCGGCCCGCTCCCGCTACTTCCCCGATTCGCTGTTCCACCTCGACCGCGCCGGGCTGCGGGCGGTCCCGGAGTACGCGCCGTTCCGCGACGGCTTCGACGTGGTGTACGAGACGGCCGCGTTCCAGTTCTACGGCAAGGACCGTGCCGCGCAGATCGCACATCTCACCGAGGTGCTCAGGCCCGGCGGCCTGGCGTTCTTCCTGGAGAAGCTGAACCACCCCGACCCGCTGGAGTACGAGCGCCGGGAACAGGTCAAGGACAGGGTGCACAAGGCCCGTTACTTCCCTCCCGAGGAGATCGAGCGCAAACGGCAGGAGATGCTGACGCGGATGGTGGACGGTCAGGTGGAGTTCGACGACCTGGTGGGGGCGCTCGGCGACCGCTTCGCCCACGTCCACCTCCTGTGGAACGGAACCAACTTCTACGAGTTCGTGGCGTGTGACGACGCCGGGGTGCTCGCGGAGTTCCTGGAGCTGGCGGGGGAGCCGCTCGTCCCGGACGGCTTCTGCTTCGAGGACCCGGTCGTGCGCCGGGTCGGCGGGCACGGCGGGGCGGGGCCGCGGTGA
- a CDS encoding acyl-CoA dehydrogenase family protein gives MRGPDTPVEGADPEVLATVDTLAGRWGGRAAEAERERRLPDATVAELLDAGLLQLAAPPGCGGPGHSWPTLVEAARRAARACPSTGWVIGVVGGHAALAGRLPRAAAETVFAAGPRQVFATASAAADGRFTRVPGGFEVAGRWRFCSAADHADWFLLNGHGGDPADRVLIPLSAGQVRVEEGWDVCGMAGTGSRDIRVDRVFVPEALAGSLPHCFAERQPSGGGPSSYYLDEVPFLPYVNSCVIGPVLGCAEGALAACLERFARDVGGSRPLEQPLVWDGLTESAAELTCARHLYEAVCARLHAAGTARRSLPPEDVAAIGRDRAYLARLCVRSVQRLVQLTGTAAHFADDPLARHWRDLQMAAAHRDLNWARNTAAYAATAFTAGGAGKPGGAGPAAGSAGPPAAGGCERTA, from the coding sequence GTGAGGGGCCCGGACACGCCTGTCGAGGGCGCCGACCCGGAAGTGCTCGCCACCGTCGACACGCTCGCCGGCCGGTGGGGCGGCCGGGCCGCCGAGGCGGAGCGGGAGCGCCGGCTGCCGGACGCGACCGTCGCCGAGCTGCTCGACGCCGGGCTGCTCCAGCTCGCCGCGCCGCCGGGCTGCGGCGGGCCGGGGCACAGCTGGCCCACGCTGGTGGAGGCGGCCCGGCGCGCGGCCAGGGCCTGCCCGTCCACCGGGTGGGTCATCGGGGTCGTCGGCGGGCACGCCGCGCTGGCCGGGCGGCTGCCCCGGGCGGCGGCCGAGACCGTCTTCGCGGCGGGTCCCCGACAGGTGTTCGCGACGGCGTCCGCGGCGGCCGACGGACGTTTCACCCGCGTCCCCGGCGGCTTCGAGGTGGCGGGCCGGTGGCGGTTCTGCTCCGCCGCCGACCACGCCGACTGGTTCCTGCTCAACGGCCACGGCGGCGATCCGGCGGACCGGGTGCTGATCCCGCTCTCCGCCGGGCAGGTGCGGGTCGAGGAGGGGTGGGACGTCTGCGGGATGGCCGGCACCGGGTCGCGGGACATCCGTGTGGACCGGGTCTTCGTGCCCGAGGCGCTGGCCGGCTCCCTGCCGCACTGCTTCGCCGAGCGGCAGCCGTCCGGTGGCGGGCCGTCGTCGTACTACCTCGACGAGGTGCCGTTCCTGCCGTACGTCAACAGTTGTGTGATCGGACCGGTGCTCGGCTGCGCCGAGGGCGCCCTCGCGGCCTGCCTGGAGCGGTTCGCGCGGGACGTCGGCGGATCGCGTCCGCTGGAGCAGCCGCTGGTGTGGGACGGGCTGACGGAGAGCGCGGCGGAACTGACCTGCGCCCGGCATCTGTACGAGGCCGTCTGCGCGCGCCTGCACGCGGCGGGGACCGCCCGGCGATCCCTTCCCCCCGAGGATGTCGCCGCGATCGGCAGGGACCGCGCCTATCTGGCCCGCCTGTGCGTCCGCTCCGTACAACGGCTGGTCCAACTGACCGGAACGGCCGCCCACTTCGCGGACGATCCGCTCGCCCGGCACTGGCGCGACCTGCAGATGGCGGCGGCCCACCGCGACCTGAACTGGGCCCGCAACACGGCGGCGTACGCGGCGACGGCCTTCACCGCCGGCGGAGCCGGAAAGCCCGGGGGTGCCGGACCGGCCGCCGGCAGCGCGGGGCCGCCCGCTGCGGGCGGGTGTGAACGGACCGCATGA
- a CDS encoding MFS transporter, which translates to MTPLRKTAFPRREGRWLLGGFLLFLLSSFGQTFFVSLFAEDVRGRHDLTHGSYGALYMAATLLGAIALTRTGHLVDRHPARRIVLVSTPLLALGAVTMAYSADLFTLFGALVLLRLFGQGMMTHTAFTVLGRWFTRYRGRAVSLAALGLNTGEAALPALAVALAAASGWQSVWWAAGFLVVAVGAAVAALFRTERVPRSATGSPAPAAPAAVGWTRAEVLRDRCFYPLLLATAAPALIGNTVFFHQVHLARTRDWPLEVLASAFPLYAVLTVLCSLAGGLLLDRLTGLVLLPVFLLPLAGGLVLLGTVTAPWSAFAFMALYGVTNGLSLSLFGAVWPEVYGTRHLGAIRSVVVAVLVFASALGPGAGGLLLDAGVGQPVQLVVLGGYCLVASALVAPVTRRLRARGTAALES; encoded by the coding sequence ATGACCCCCCTGCGAAAGACCGCGTTCCCGCGCCGTGAGGGCCGATGGCTGCTGGGCGGTTTCCTGCTGTTCCTGCTCTCCTCCTTCGGCCAGACCTTCTTCGTCTCGCTCTTCGCCGAGGACGTCCGCGGCAGGCACGACCTCACCCATGGCTCCTACGGCGCCCTGTACATGGCGGCCACCCTGCTCGGTGCCATCGCCCTGACCAGGACGGGGCACCTGGTCGACCGCCACCCGGCGCGTCGGATCGTGCTCGTGAGCACGCCTCTGCTGGCGCTGGGAGCCGTGACCATGGCGTACTCGGCGGACCTCTTCACACTGTTCGGGGCCCTCGTCCTGCTGCGGCTGTTCGGGCAGGGCATGATGACGCACACCGCGTTCACCGTGCTGGGCCGCTGGTTCACCCGGTACCGGGGACGGGCGGTGTCCCTGGCCGCCCTGGGCCTGAACACGGGCGAGGCCGCCCTGCCGGCCCTGGCCGTCGCCCTGGCCGCCGCCTCCGGGTGGCAGTCCGTGTGGTGGGCGGCCGGATTCCTGGTGGTCGCCGTGGGCGCGGCCGTCGCGGCGCTGTTCAGGACGGAACGCGTCCCGCGCTCCGCGACCGGGTCACCGGCCCCGGCGGCGCCCGCCGCTGTCGGCTGGACTCGTGCCGAGGTCCTGCGGGACCGGTGCTTCTACCCCTTGCTGCTGGCCACCGCGGCGCCCGCGCTGATCGGCAACACCGTCTTCTTCCACCAGGTCCATCTGGCCCGGACGCGCGACTGGCCGCTCGAGGTGTTGGCGTCGGCCTTCCCGCTCTACGCGGTCCTGACCGTGCTGTGCAGCCTGGCCGGCGGCCTCCTGCTGGACCGTCTCACCGGGCTCGTGCTGCTGCCGGTCTTCCTGCTCCCGCTCGCCGGCGGCCTGGTGCTGCTCGGCACCGTCACGGCTCCCTGGAGCGCGTTCGCCTTCATGGCCCTGTACGGCGTCACCAACGGTCTCTCCCTGAGCCTGTTCGGCGCGGTGTGGCCCGAGGTGTACGGCACTCGGCACCTCGGCGCCATCAGGTCGGTGGTGGTGGCGGTCCTGGTCTTCGCCTCGGCTCTGGGTCCCGGGGCGGGCGGCCTGCTGCTCGACGCCGGTGTCGGTCAGCCGGTCCAGCTCGTCGTGCTGGGCGGGTACTGCCTCGTGGCCTCCGCGCTCGTCGCGCCCGTCACGCGGCGTCTGCGAGCCCGCGGCACCGCCGCCCTCGAGTCCTGA
- a CDS encoding dihydrofolate reductase family protein, with the protein MTRIIADISISLDGFVTGPDPGLDNGMGTGGEALHTWAFSEDPDDRRILREATARSGAVVLGRRLFDVVDGPNGWDDRTGYGAGEVGEPAFVVVTSSPPKSVRLTDLDWTFVTSGLPDAVTTARERAEAASRDSGKELDVVLMGGGATIGSALDAGLVDALTLHLAPVVLGAGTPLFTGGAPRGLVQRGVTATSTATHLTYDVPR; encoded by the coding sequence ATGACCCGAATCATCGCCGACATCTCGATCTCCCTCGACGGTTTCGTCACCGGGCCCGACCCCGGCTTGGACAACGGCATGGGCACCGGTGGCGAGGCCCTGCACACCTGGGCGTTCTCCGAGGACCCCGACGACCGCCGGATCCTGCGCGAGGCCACCGCCCGCTCGGGCGCCGTCGTCCTCGGCCGCCGTCTCTTCGACGTCGTCGACGGGCCGAACGGCTGGGACGACAGGACCGGCTACGGCGCCGGCGAGGTCGGCGAACCCGCGTTCGTCGTCGTGACGAGCTCACCGCCGAAATCGGTGCGGCTCACCGACCTCGACTGGACGTTCGTCACCAGCGGACTGCCCGACGCCGTCACCACCGCGCGCGAGCGCGCCGAGGCGGCGTCCCGGGACAGCGGCAAGGAACTCGATGTCGTCCTCATGGGCGGCGGTGCCACGATCGGCTCGGCACTCGACGCCGGGCTGGTCGACGCGCTGACGCTGCACCTCGCGCCCGTCGTACTGGGGGCCGGGACGCCGCTGTTCACCGGCGGAGCGCCACGCGGGCTGGTGCAGCGCGGCGTGACCGCGACCTCGACCGCGACGCACCTGACCTACGACGTCCCGCGGTGA
- a CDS encoding DUF5959 family protein, whose protein sequence is MVGTTRTFELFRFADTVQSVTAEVRCGEPPTMGDERYYAAEIVLKSDFVTGRVDLWVSLEDLDEWERCLDTLQAEEGVEWPAGGRGAWLAVLPEDPVEVTVHDSPSTQIAVRVPIDVASDWLEENRLRLDHVRKAVAPAS, encoded by the coding sequence GTGGTTGGCACGACACGGACGTTCGAACTCTTCCGGTTCGCGGATACGGTGCAGAGCGTCACCGCCGAAGTGAGATGCGGCGAACCTCCGACGATGGGCGACGAGCGGTACTACGCAGCCGAGATCGTTCTGAAGAGCGACTTCGTCACCGGGCGGGTCGATCTGTGGGTGTCGCTTGAGGATCTGGACGAATGGGAGCGGTGTCTCGACACTCTTCAGGCTGAGGAGGGGGTCGAGTGGCCGGCCGGCGGCCGCGGTGCCTGGCTGGCCGTGCTTCCCGAGGACCCCGTGGAGGTGACCGTGCACGACTCGCCGTCCACGCAGATTGCTGTGCGTGTGCCGATCGACGTCGCCTCGGACTGGCTGGAGGAGAACCGGCTGCGCTTGGACCACGTCCGGAAGGCTGTCGCACCCGCCTCGTAA
- a CDS encoding saccharopine dehydrogenase family protein, with protein sequence MTAEPMITVYGAYGHTGRFVVAQLRDRGFAPVLSGRDAGKLETLATALGPGSDVRPASVDDPASLDRALAGAVAVINCAGPFAATAAPVIEAALRAGIPYVDVAAEIEANIDTFTHFTDRARAAGTTVVPAMAFYGGLGDLLITAAMGDWTEADEAHVAYGLSGWHPTAGTRTAGAISRQRRGGRGVRYTNGRVEYHQDAPSTLEWPFPDPMGPRAVVAEFTMADVVTIPSHLPIPEVRTHMTVEAAGDVSAPDTPAPAAADERGRSAQTFLVDAVVRSGGRERRAVAKGRDIYAVTAPLAVEAIDRILAGRTGTVGVVSAGEAFDALDFLRALSPHIDLELRP encoded by the coding sequence ATGACAGCGGAGCCCATGATCACCGTGTACGGCGCGTACGGGCACACCGGGCGTTTCGTGGTGGCACAACTGCGGGACCGCGGGTTCGCCCCGGTTCTCTCCGGCCGCGACGCCGGAAAGCTGGAAACGTTGGCAACGGCGCTCGGACCCGGTTCGGATGTCCGTCCGGCATCGGTGGACGACCCGGCCTCACTCGACCGCGCGCTGGCCGGCGCGGTAGCCGTGATCAACTGTGCCGGGCCCTTCGCCGCGACGGCCGCCCCCGTGATCGAGGCGGCACTGCGCGCCGGAATCCCGTACGTGGACGTGGCGGCCGAGATCGAGGCCAACATCGACACGTTCACACACTTCACGGACCGCGCCCGCGCCGCGGGAACGACCGTCGTCCCGGCGATGGCCTTCTACGGCGGCCTCGGCGACCTGTTGATCACCGCCGCGATGGGCGACTGGACGGAGGCCGACGAGGCACACGTCGCATACGGGCTGAGCGGTTGGCATCCCACCGCCGGGACGCGTACCGCGGGAGCGATCTCCCGGCAGCGGCGGGGCGGTCGGGGAGTCCGTTACACCAACGGGCGTGTCGAGTACCACCAGGACGCCCCGTCGACCCTGGAGTGGCCCTTCCCCGACCCGATGGGCCCCCGGGCCGTCGTCGCGGAGTTCACGATGGCCGACGTCGTCACCATTCCCAGTCACCTGCCCATCCCCGAAGTGCGCACCCACATGACGGTCGAGGCAGCCGGAGACGTGTCGGCCCCCGACACTCCGGCGCCGGCCGCGGCCGACGAGCGCGGGCGGTCCGCACAGACCTTCCTCGTCGACGCCGTCGTACGCTCCGGTGGCCGGGAACGGCGTGCTGTCGCGAAGGGCCGGGACATCTACGCCGTCACCGCGCCGCTCGCGGTGGAAGCGATCGACCGCATCCTCGCCGGGCGGACCGGAACGGTCGGAGTCGTCTCCGCCGGCGAAGCCTTCGACGCCCTCGACTTCCTCCGCGCACTGTCCCCGCACATCGACCTGGAACTGCGCCCGTAG
- a CDS encoding helix-turn-helix domain-containing protein, whose product MNTVALAVTDGMLHFELSVAYEVFGSAPAGVAGPWYDLVVCGPDTVRAGRFGLEPDHGLDRLPSADTVIVPGWADIDEEPPADLVDAVRAAHEAGARVASLCTGAFVLAAAGLLDGLRATTHWAHTRVLATRYPRVTVDPDVLYVDNGSVLTSAGKAAAMDLCLHLVRLDHGSSTTNAVARRLVVPPHRDGGQAQFVTTPVPAPDNHPLAELFPWVLERLDQPLTVEDLARRARVSSRTLGRHFRSVTGTTPLQWLLTQRIRHAQELLETTDDSVDTIAAATGMGTATTLRRHFNRTVGVPPDTYRRTFRSRARSDHDDSEQYPS is encoded by the coding sequence GTGAACACAGTCGCGCTGGCCGTCACCGACGGAATGCTGCACTTCGAACTGTCCGTCGCGTACGAGGTCTTCGGCTCCGCCCCGGCCGGCGTGGCAGGTCCCTGGTACGACCTCGTCGTCTGCGGACCGGACACCGTGCGGGCCGGCCGGTTCGGGCTGGAGCCCGACCACGGCCTCGACCGGCTCCCGAGCGCCGACACCGTGATCGTCCCGGGCTGGGCCGACATCGACGAGGAGCCACCCGCCGACCTGGTCGACGCGGTGCGCGCGGCCCACGAGGCGGGCGCGCGCGTCGCCTCCCTCTGCACGGGCGCGTTCGTGTTGGCCGCCGCCGGTCTGCTCGACGGGCTGCGCGCGACCACGCACTGGGCGCACACCCGAGTTCTGGCCACCCGCTACCCCCGGGTGACGGTGGACCCGGACGTCCTCTACGTGGACAACGGCAGCGTGCTCACCTCCGCCGGCAAAGCCGCGGCCATGGACCTGTGCCTGCACCTCGTCCGCCTCGACCACGGCTCGTCGACCACCAACGCTGTCGCCCGCCGCCTGGTCGTGCCGCCGCACCGGGACGGCGGCCAGGCCCAGTTCGTCACCACCCCGGTACCCGCCCCGGACAACCACCCGCTCGCCGAGCTGTTCCCCTGGGTGCTCGAACGGTTGGACCAGCCGTTGACCGTGGAGGACCTGGCTCGTCGGGCACGGGTGAGTTCACGCACCCTCGGCCGCCACTTCAGGTCGGTGACCGGTACCACCCCGCTGCAGTGGCTGCTGACGCAGCGGATCCGCCACGCCCAGGAGTTGCTGGAGACCACCGACGACAGTGTCGACACCATCGCGGCGGCCACCGGCATGGGCACCGCCACAACGTTGCGCCGGCACTTCAACCGCACGGTCGGCGTGCCTCCGGACACCTACCGCCGCACATTCCGTTCGAGGGCACGCTCCGACCACGACGACAGCGAGCAGTACCCCTCCTGA
- a CDS encoding NAD(P)H-binding protein has product MIMVTGANGQLASLTLQELADRRVPALGGSRTPSDGQRHLDFDDPTSLDLTGVSTLVLVSAGYAEDDQVIARHRALLDAAVRDGVAHVIYTSLTGTGDHLGFALAHRATEDLVKAGGLGWTIFRNGLYAELFGALLTWTPDGLESAFGDGALSAVARADLAAAAAVVAGHPTAHVAKTYDLVGAPITAGDVAERLDVAHRTIGLGEYRARLLADDALLPFQPPMLASIATSVRHGFLGSSSPDLVGLLDRPPTDALAVAADTAAAMRPGAR; this is encoded by the coding sequence ATGATCATGGTGACCGGCGCGAACGGACAGCTCGCCTCCCTCACGCTCCAGGAGCTGGCCGACCGGAGGGTGCCCGCCCTGGGGGGCAGCCGAACACCCTCCGACGGGCAGCGTCACCTGGACTTCGACGACCCCACCAGCCTGGACCTCACCGGTGTCTCGACGCTGGTCCTGGTCTCGGCCGGATATGCCGAGGACGACCAGGTCATCGCTCGTCACCGGGCCCTCCTCGACGCTGCGGTCCGCGACGGCGTCGCGCACGTGATCTACACCAGCCTGACCGGCACCGGGGATCACCTCGGGTTCGCGCTCGCCCACCGCGCCACCGAGGATCTGGTCAAGGCCGGCGGCCTCGGGTGGACGATCTTCCGCAACGGGCTCTACGCCGAGCTCTTCGGAGCGTTGTTGACGTGGACGCCCGACGGCCTGGAGTCAGCTTTCGGCGATGGCGCTCTCTCCGCGGTGGCTCGGGCGGACCTGGCCGCAGCCGCAGCCGTCGTTGCCGGCCACCCGACCGCGCACGTCGCCAAGACCTACGACCTGGTCGGCGCCCCGATCACCGCCGGCGACGTCGCCGAACGTCTCGACGTCGCCCACCGGACGATCGGGCTCGGCGAGTACCGCGCCCGCCTCCTCGCGGACGACGCGCTGCTGCCGTTCCAGCCGCCGATGCTCGCCTCGATCGCCACCAGTGTCCGCCATGGGTTCCTCGGCAGCTCCAGCCCCGACCTCGTGGGACTGCTCGACCGGCCGCCCACCGACGCGCTGGCCGTTGCGGCGGACACCGCGGCTGCGATGCGTCCTGGCGCACGCTGA
- a CDS encoding winged helix-turn-helix transcriptional regulator, giving the protein MSVRHTDVTAGPAELEPCGQPDHPDCGIRDVLDRVGDKWSVLVIVELANGARRFRQLQRAIDGISQRMLTLTVRRLERDGLVLRTVYPTVPAQVDYRLTETGASLTHLVKALADWSLEHRDTIARARQAYDAQHPGNEIR; this is encoded by the coding sequence ATGTCAGTGAGGCACACCGATGTAACCGCTGGACCCGCGGAGCTGGAACCGTGCGGGCAGCCGGACCACCCCGACTGCGGGATCCGCGACGTGCTCGACCGCGTGGGCGACAAGTGGTCGGTCCTCGTGATCGTCGAGCTTGCAAACGGGGCCCGGCGCTTCCGGCAACTTCAGCGCGCCATCGATGGAATCTCCCAGCGCATGCTGACACTGACCGTCCGCCGGCTGGAACGCGACGGGCTGGTCCTTCGGACCGTCTACCCAACCGTGCCCGCCCAGGTCGACTACCGACTCACCGAGACCGGCGCAAGCCTGACCCACCTCGTCAAGGCACTGGCCGACTGGTCACTCGAGCACCGGGACACCATCGCCCGTGCCCGCCAGGCTTACGACGCGCAGCATCCCGGCAACGAGATCCGGTGA